Proteins from a single region of Corvus hawaiiensis isolate bCorHaw1 chromosome 6, bCorHaw1.pri.cur, whole genome shotgun sequence:
- the TIMM9 gene encoding mitochondrial import inner membrane translocase subunit Tim9: protein MAGQLSESDQIKQFKEFLGTYNKLTENCFVDCIKDFTSRDVKPEEITCSDNCLQKYLKMTQRISMRFQEYHIQQNEALAAKAGLLSQPR, encoded by the exons ATGGCTGGACAATTATCAGAGTCTGATCAGATCAAGCAG ttcaAGGAGTTTCTTGGCACATACAATAAACTTACAGAAAATTGCTTCGTGGATTGCATAAAGGATTTCACTAGCAGAGATGTGAAACCAGAAGAG ATAACTTGCTCAGACAACTGCCTGCAGAAGTATCTAAAGATGACACAGAGGATCTCCATGAGATTCCAGGAGTACCACATCCAGCAGAACGAGGCTCTGGCAGCCAAGGCAGGACTGCTCAGCCAACCTCGTTAG